The Gasterosteus aculeatus chromosome 8, fGasAcu3.hap1.1, whole genome shotgun sequence genome has a window encoding:
- the boka gene encoding bcl-2-related ovarian killer protein homolog A isoform X1, with product MDMLRRSSVFAAEVFDRSPTDKELVSQAKALCRDYIHSRLNRAGMGWSKPESGRAAPGGGLGDVSSALLWLGDELEYLRPNVYRNVARQLNITVASESIVSDAFLAVAADIFSTGVTWGKVVSLYAVAGALAVDCVRHGHPAIVHTIVDCMGEFVRKSLTTWLKRRGGWVDVTKCVVNTDPSFRSHWLVSAVCAFGHYLKATVLYLLRDT from the exons atGGACATGTTGCGCCGCTCGTCTGTGTTCGCGGCCGAAGTGTTTGACCGCTCGCCCACCGACAAGGAGCTGGTGTCCCAGGCCAAGGCGCTGTGCCGGGACTACATTCACTCCAGGCTCAACCGCGCCGGGATGGGCTGGTCGAAGCCCGAGTCCGGGCGCGCCGCACCGGGCGGCGGGCTGGGAGACGTCTCCTCGGCCCTGCTGTGGCTGG gtgatgagttGGAGTACCTTCGACCCAACGTGTACCGCAACGTTGCGCGGCAGCTCAACATCACGGTGGCGTCGGAGAGCATTGTGTCCGATGCCTTcctggctgtggctgcagacaTTTTCTCCACAG GTGTGACATGGGGGAAGGTGGTGTCTCTGTACGCCGTGGCGGGAGCCCTGGCTGTGGACTGCGTTCGCCACGGCCACCCGGCTATTGTCCATACCATTGTCGACTGCATGGGGGAGTTTGTCCGCAAGAGCCTGACCACCTGGCTGAAAAGGAGAGGGGGCTGG GTGGATGTTACGAAATGCGTGGTGAACACAGACCCCAGCTTCCGCTCTCACTGGCTGGTGTCGGCCGTCTGTGCCTTCGGACACTATCTGAAGGCCACCGTGTTGTACCTCCTCAGAGACACGTGA
- the boka gene encoding bcl-2-related ovarian killer protein homolog A isoform X2, translating to MDMLRRSSVFAAEVFDRSPTDKELVSQAKALCRDYIHSRLNRAGMGWSKPESGRAAPGGGLGDVSSALLWLGDELEYLRPNVYRNVARQLNITVASESIVSDAFLAVAADIFSTGVTWGKVVSLYAVAGALAVDCVRHGHPAIVHTIVDCMGEFVRKSLTTWLKRRGGWVRAGSSFNLFHCECC from the exons atGGACATGTTGCGCCGCTCGTCTGTGTTCGCGGCCGAAGTGTTTGACCGCTCGCCCACCGACAAGGAGCTGGTGTCCCAGGCCAAGGCGCTGTGCCGGGACTACATTCACTCCAGGCTCAACCGCGCCGGGATGGGCTGGTCGAAGCCCGAGTCCGGGCGCGCCGCACCGGGCGGCGGGCTGGGAGACGTCTCCTCGGCCCTGCTGTGGCTGG gtgatgagttGGAGTACCTTCGACCCAACGTGTACCGCAACGTTGCGCGGCAGCTCAACATCACGGTGGCGTCGGAGAGCATTGTGTCCGATGCCTTcctggctgtggctgcagacaTTTTCTCCACAG GTGTGACATGGGGGAAGGTGGTGTCTCTGTACGCCGTGGCGGGAGCCCTGGCTGTGGACTGCGTTCGCCACGGCCACCCGGCTATTGTCCATACCATTGTCGACTGCATGGGGGAGTTTGTCCGCAAGAGCCTGACCACCTGGCTGAAAAGGAGAGGGGGCTGGGTAAGGGCAGGTTCTTCATTTAACCTGTTCCATTGTGAGTGTTGCTGA